GCGGCGTCGAGGAGTCCACCGAGGGCGCCACCGAGCCGCGCGAGGAAGTAGTCCGGCAGCGCCTCGAACGCCGGGTCGCCCGAGTGCAGGGCGGCGGCGAGCCCGCGCTTCGTCGCGACGAACTCGGTGAACCGCTGCAGCCACAGGGCGAGCGCCTCGTCGGGAGCGTGCGCGGCGGCGAGCTCGTCCGCGGCGGCCGCCGTCGACTCGACCGCCCGCTGGAACACCGCGACGACGAGGTCCGAGCGCTGCGGGAACCGCCGGTACAGCGTGCCGACGCCGACCCCGGCCCGGTCCGCGATCAGCTTCGCGGGGGCGTCCACCCCGTCGGTCGCGAAGACGGCCTTGGCGGCGTCGGTCAGGGCGTCGGCATTGCGTCGGGCGTCGGCGCGCACGGAGTCCTCCTCTTGCGTAAACGGAAAGTCATTCCGTATAGTTCCGGAAGAGCGTTCCACTTCGGGCCACGATACGGCACCGACACCCGGGACGCCATCGACAGGAGGAACCGCACATGCAGTACCGCACCCTCGGCCGCACCGGCATCCAGGTCAGCCCCTTCGCCCTCGGCGCCATGATGCTCGGCACCGACGGCAGCATCGGCAACGGCGACGAGCAGGACTCGATCCGCATCGTCCACCGCGCACTCGACGCGGGCATCAACTTCATCGACACCGCCGACCGCTACTCGCAGGGCGGCTCCGAGGAACTGCTCGGCAAGGCGCTCGCCGGCCGCCGGGACGACGTCGTCATCGCCACCAAGTTCAACGGCCCGATGGGCGACGACCCGAACCGGCGCGGCAACTCCCGGCGGTGGATCACGCAGGCCGTCGAGGGGTCGCTGCGGCGCCTCCGGACCGACCACATCGACCTGTACCAGGCGCACCGACCCGACGACACGGTCGACCTCGAGGAGACCCTGTCCGCCCTGACCGACCTGATCCGCAGCGGCAAGGTCCGGGCGATCGGCAGCTCGGACTTCCCCGCGTCGATGCAGGTCGAGGCGCAGTGGACGTCGGAGCGCCGCGGGCTCGAGCGCTTCCGGACGGAGCAGCCCACGTACTCGATCCTCAACCGCGGCATCGAGCGCGAGGTCCTCCCGGTCGTCCAGCGGTACGGCATGGGGTCCCTCGTGTGGAGTCCCCTCGCCGGCGGCATGCTGACCGGCCGCTTCCGGAAGGGCCAGGACACCGACCTCGCCCGCGCGACCATGTTCCGGCACAACCGCGACGAGCGACGGATCGACGCCGTGGAACAGGTGGTCGCACTGTCCGAGGAGACCGGCATCCGGATGACCCACCTCGCGATGGCCTTCGCGATCGCGCACCCCGGCGTCACGAGCGCCCTGATCGGCCCGCGCTCCGTGGAGCAACTCGACGACCTGCTCGCCGGCGCCGACGTGGTGCTCTCCGACGAGGTCCTCGACCGCATCGACGCGATCGTCCCGCCGGGCACTGACGTCGGACGGCTCGACCAGCAGTACCAGCCGCCGGCCGTGCTCGACGCCACCCTGCGCCGACGCCCCGCCGCGGGACGCTCCGCGGCCTGACGTCGCGTCGGGGGCGGCCGCTTGCGGGAAACCGCACGATCGCCGCCCCCGAGACTTGTTCACACGTTCGTCACGAACCAGCACCACCGTCGGACCTACGCTCGCAACACCGACGGCGACGGGCCGTCGACAGCACGACCGCACCACGACACGACACACCGAACACCGCGACCGCACCCACGGTCGCGAGCACCGCCGGCGCAGGATCCCTAGTCCCTCGCCGGCCGGACCTCCCGAGGGTCCGGATCCATGTCGCCGCAGCCGCCGACGCCCGTCTCACGATGCGTCGGCGCCTGCGCTCGACCACGCGTGAGTCCTCTCCGAACCCGACAGGAGACCACGCCATGTCCGCACCACCCGACGTTCGTCGTACCCAGACGCCACTCCGAGCACCAGAGGCGACCGACGAGCTGCAGTCCTTCGACTTCCAGCTCCCGGCCCCGCTCACGCCGCGCGACCGCGAGCGCGCCCGACGTCGCCGGCAGACCGAGCCGGTGCCCTACGTCCGACCGCGTGCCGAGAGCCGGGCGCACAGCCCCGTGATGGTCCTCATCGTGCTCGTCGCCACGCTCGGCGTGATGGCGTACGCGGTGTTCCTCCTCGACCCGGCGAACCGGGGCGACTTCCTGCCGTACGGACTCGTGATCGTCGCCGAGAGCGTGCTCGTGGGGCAGGCGCTCCTGTCCATGTGGACGATCCTGTCCGGCGGCTCCGACCCCCGGGACTTCGCGTTCCACCACACCCAGGACACCCTGTTCGACCGCGACACCATCGCCCGCAGCGGCGCCGCCGACCAGCCCCACCGCTGGCCGATGCACGTGCGCGGACGCCGGGTGGACGTCGACGTCTTCATCACCGTCTACGGCGAGGAGCTCACCAAGGTGGCCGCGACCGTGCAGGCCGCGGTGGCCATGCGCGGTGAGCACCGCACGTGGGTGCTCGACGACGGGCGGAGCGACGAGGTGCGGGCGCTCGCCGAGGAGCTCGGCGCCCGGTACGTCCGTCGGCTGTCGTCGCACGGCGCGAAGGCGGGCAACATCAACCACGCGCTGACGCTCGCCAAGGGCGACTACTTCGCGGTCTTCGACGCGGACTTCGTGCCGAAGCCGGACTTCCTGTTCGAGACCGTGCCGTTCTTCGCCGACGACGGGATCGCCTTCGTGCAGACCCCGCAGTCGTACGGCAACCTCCACAACCTCGTCTCGCGGGGTGCCGGCTACATGCAGACGGTGTTCTACCGGTTCATCCAGCCCGGCCGGAACCGGTTCAACGCGGCGTTCTGCGTCGGGACGAACGTCATCTTCCGCCGCGAGGCCATCGACGAGATCGGCGGCATGTACACCGACTCGAATTCCGAGGACGTCTGGACGAGCCTGATGCTCCACGAGCGCGGCTGGAAGACCGTCTTCATCCCGATGACCCTCGCCGTCGGCGACGCCCCGGAGACCATCGAGGGCTTCACCAAGCAGCAGCTCCGGTGGGCCGCGGGCGGCTTCGAGATCCTGCTCACGCACTTCCCGTTCCGCCCGAAGCACCGGCTGACGATGGACCAGCGACTGCAGTACCTCGTCACCGCGAGCTTCTACCTGACGGGCATCGTCCCCGGCCTCCTCCTGCTCGTGCCGCCGCTCGAGATCTACTTCGACCTGCGCCCGATGAACCTGACGATCGGGGCCGGCGAGTGGGTGCTGTTCTACCTCGGCTTCTACGGCGCGCAGGTGCTCCTCGCGTTCTACGCCCTCGGGTCGTTCCGGTACGAGACGCTCCTGCTCGCCGCGGTCTCGTTCCCGATCTACGCGAGCGCGCTCTGGAACGTCGTCTGCGGCAAGGAGCAGGCGTGGCACGTCACCGGCGCCTCCCGTGGTCGGACGCCCTCCCCGTTCAACTTCATCGTCCCGCAGGTGCTCGTGTTCGTGTTCCTGGCGTTGACGAGCGTCGTGGCGGTCTGGCGTGACCTCGACAACGGGCAGCTGACGCTCGCGACGGCCTGGAACACCACGAACACCCTCGTGTTCCTCGCGTTCATCATCGCCGCGTTCCGCGAACAGGCGCGGAACCGCGTGACGGACCGGCTGACCGCGATGCTGGACGGGGTGACGGCATGACCTGGACGAACCGACTCCGGCTGTTCGCGGGACTCATCGTGGTGCTCGTCGTCGTGGCGGCGTTCACGCTCGTCTTCAACCAGCGGCAGAGCGCCGTGGCGAGCACCTCGGCGGCGATCGCCGCGCAGGAGTACGCCGTCGGCACCGACTACGGCGGGACCGTCACCGAGGAGTACGTCGAGGAGGGCGACACCGTCCGGAAGGGCGACCAGCTCCTGCAGGTGCAGAGCCTCCAGCTCGCGCAGGACATCCGGAAGGGCGTCGTGGGCGCGAACACGCAGACGAGCGCGTACGACATCGGCGCCGACGGCTTCATCACGTTCAAGGCCGAGGTCTCCGGCACCGTCGCCAAGGTCGACGTGAAGACCGGCGGATACGTGCAGGCCGGCTCCGAGCTCGGCACGATCCACAAGGAGGACAGCCTCTTCGTCACCTCGAGCTTCATCGTGACGGCCCGGGACTACGGGCGGATCCGGAACGGCGCCGCGGTCGACCTCGTGCTCCCGAACGACACGACGATCCGGGGGACCGTGAAGAGCGTCAGCGTCGAGACCAACGACCAGGGACAGGCGAAGACCACGGTCGACGTCGAGAGCCCCGAGCTCTCCGCGTCGCCGTCGAGCGGGATCACGAGCCCCGGGACGCCGGTGGACGCCACCCTGCACCTGCGGGACGACGGCCGGCTCGCGGGCGTCACGGACCTCGTCCGTGACTTCGCGCGGCAGATCGGACTGTAGCCCCATGCTCCGGCTGCCTCGGTCTGCCCGTCGCGACCAGGCGCCGGACGCGCGCCGTCGGGTCGGCGTGCGCCGTGCCTCCAGGCTGTCCACCAGCGTCACCGTCGTGACGGCCGTCGCGATGCTCGTGACCGCGTGCACCGGTCCTGGAGGCACGGATCACCCCGGCGAGACCACCTCGCCCACCACGAACGGGGCGGCACAGGCGCGCGCGGTCGCCGCTCTCGGCGACGTCGCGTCGTCGAAGGCGGGCGCGATGCGCCTCGCCGACGGCTTGCTGGCGCCGACGAACCGCTGGTTCTCGGGACTCGTCTTCGGCGCGGCACCGCAGCCGGTGTTCCCGAGCCCGATCTCGTGGCAGGTGACCGACGACGGCTTCGCGGCCGGGCTCCCCACCGTCA
The sequence above is a segment of the Curtobacterium sp. BH-2-1-1 genome. Coding sequences within it:
- a CDS encoding TetR/AcrR family transcriptional regulator, translated to MRADARRNADALTDAAKAVFATDGVDAPAKLIADRAGVGVGTLYRRFPQRSDLVVAVFQRAVESTAAAADELAAAHAPDEALALWLQRFTEFVATKRGLAAALHSGDPAFEALPDYFLARLGGALGGLLDAAAAAGTIRPDVDAQQLLHAVADLCHGAPTIEQSQLLVGLLVDGLRYRATA
- a CDS encoding aldo/keto reductase gives rise to the protein MQYRTLGRTGIQVSPFALGAMMLGTDGSIGNGDEQDSIRIVHRALDAGINFIDTADRYSQGGSEELLGKALAGRRDDVVIATKFNGPMGDDPNRRGNSRRWITQAVEGSLRRLRTDHIDLYQAHRPDDTVDLEETLSALTDLIRSGKVRAIGSSDFPASMQVEAQWTSERRGLERFRTEQPTYSILNRGIEREVLPVVQRYGMGSLVWSPLAGGMLTGRFRKGQDTDLARATMFRHNRDERRIDAVEQVVALSEETGIRMTHLAMAFAIAHPGVTSALIGPRSVEQLDDLLAGADVVLSDEVLDRIDAIVPPGTDVGRLDQQYQPPAVLDATLRRRPAAGRSAA
- a CDS encoding glycosyltransferase produces the protein MSAPPDVRRTQTPLRAPEATDELQSFDFQLPAPLTPRDRERARRRRQTEPVPYVRPRAESRAHSPVMVLIVLVATLGVMAYAVFLLDPANRGDFLPYGLVIVAESVLVGQALLSMWTILSGGSDPRDFAFHHTQDTLFDRDTIARSGAADQPHRWPMHVRGRRVDVDVFITVYGEELTKVAATVQAAVAMRGEHRTWVLDDGRSDEVRALAEELGARYVRRLSSHGAKAGNINHALTLAKGDYFAVFDADFVPKPDFLFETVPFFADDGIAFVQTPQSYGNLHNLVSRGAGYMQTVFYRFIQPGRNRFNAAFCVGTNVIFRREAIDEIGGMYTDSNSEDVWTSLMLHERGWKTVFIPMTLAVGDAPETIEGFTKQQLRWAAGGFEILLTHFPFRPKHRLTMDQRLQYLVTASFYLTGIVPGLLLLVPPLEIYFDLRPMNLTIGAGEWVLFYLGFYGAQVLLAFYALGSFRYETLLLAAVSFPIYASALWNVVCGKEQAWHVTGASRGRTPSPFNFIVPQVLVFVFLALTSVVAVWRDLDNGQLTLATAWNTTNTLVFLAFIIAAFREQARNRVTDRLTAMLDGVTA
- a CDS encoding HlyD family efflux transporter periplasmic adaptor subunit, which encodes MTWTNRLRLFAGLIVVLVVVAAFTLVFNQRQSAVASTSAAIAAQEYAVGTDYGGTVTEEYVEEGDTVRKGDQLLQVQSLQLAQDIRKGVVGANTQTSAYDIGADGFITFKAEVSGTVAKVDVKTGGYVQAGSELGTIHKEDSLFVTSSFIVTARDYGRIRNGAAVDLVLPNDTTIRGTVKSVSVETNDQGQAKTTVDVESPELSASPSSGITSPGTPVDATLHLRDDGRLAGVTDLVRDFARQIGL